CGCTAAATACTAAAAAGAAGATTAGTTTTGAGAAGATGATTAGTGAGGGCacaaaatatatcttttttacAAGATGGTCATGCAAAGTGAAATTGATGCTTTTAtaatcttattgatttctcaaagaCTACTCATTCATTGCACTAAGTTAGTTATGAGCAAACTAGAATATTTTTTAGTCATTTGCCTTTGGTTTCTAAATAATTATTCCtcaatatatatatgtaactcccttaataaatttttataatgtcTTCTGATTCTGATTTTAAGAAATCGTTTTTACTACTATCTCCATCTCCTCCTTTGATATCTTTTCTCATGACAAGAATTTGAAAAGAGGTGGACATGAAGAGTTAAGGTCATCAGGTTAAGAACTTTTATAATTTCTTCGAATTCAAGCATATCTAGGGTGCAGTACTATGGTTTAAATATTCTATGCTTGGCCCCTCATCACTGATACTACAAGTGCTCAGGATGGTTGATGTATTGAGATTCATATACCCAAAGTTAGTTAACCATGGGTGGATAGTTGAGCATAGGATTTCTGTGTATGGCCTTGCATTGTAGACACATGTAGTCCCCCCCACACTTCACTCTTCCACTGGCTCCTCTTCTCAACCAATCAAATGTTTTTTCCCAATCAAAGTTTTAATTTATGTTTCTCAtctattaaaaatatgatatcaatAAAGTAGCTAGGACGCCCTTTTAAAATTTACAATTAGCATTATAGAACAAGCAAAAACTTATTGTTCAACACTATCTTTTTTTGGATGAATACATCAACACTATCAGGTCAGAACAAGTTCCTAACTCAAGTTGTTTTATTAAATTTGATCATAGATGCATAGCTCTCACACTCTTTATTTACTTAAAAACCTAACAGAATCTTTCATGGCAACAGTTTTGAATATTGCAAAACCATGGAAACTCCCCAAGAACAAATCAAAACTGAGATAAATTTTGGCTACATCGGATGGAAAGGTTACATTTGAGAACGACTCAAAATTTACATGAACTCCACCAGTTTAAAGTAAATCACTTTCAAATTCAATCTGATCAAATTCCATCATTAAATTGGAATCATGATAATACTTCTGGGGAAGCTGATAAGGTTTGATATCtcttaaaaaatttcagataatTAAATCGAcatcaattttttaatatctttgcATTAGATTACAATTaggtatttataatataatagataAATCTGATGCAACGCCATCTGCTAAAAGCCTTTATAATATACAACTAATTTTTCATAACTGTTTCTTAGTGCTCTTTTTGTTCCTTTCCAAAGGTATCTGCTCTCTTCTCTTTTTGATCTTTTCACTTGAGAGACATGATATTTGTCCATCCAAATCAACCCTTCATCCATTCTTTTGCAACTGTCAGCCTATAAATGGTGATGAGCCCTAGAAAAGGAGTACAATTTCAATTCTTTGAATATTTCTTGTTACTCGTTGTCTCCTTTTAGAGAATAATAAGTTTGAAGGAGGACTCAATGATACACTTTAAGATTGCTACTTCCAAAACTCGTATGATGTATATACCTATAGACCAAAGaaaacaatcttttttttttttttttctctcggattTCTGCGCAAGTGTGTTGAAACCTGCCCATTTTATTCTAGTGTATTTACCAGTACATGCATATTAGAGGGTTTGGATCTCAACTTTTGATAGAATTAGTGAATTGGAGCTATACtgcttaattaaaaaaaattctactgtATTTTTGAAAACTTCAATCAAATCTATATCTTGCTCATAttcgattttttcttttatatataaaaatgctGAGATATAGTTAGATTAGAGGATTTATGCTTTGAAGTGTCATGTATTTGTTTGAATTTACACTGTCAATTTACTTTTTAGTAGCTACTAGCTGATAATTGACCCTAGATATCTTCTTAACTAAAATGGAGACTTGTAGACCAAAGTGAAAATTGATGGTCCAGGTTGGAGCCCACCGATCCAGTGGATCATCTTGAAAATTTGATGGACTAGTCTTCATCAAACAGTATGCACAGCCAAGCCAAAGAGATCAACTGATCATAAACAGCTGGAGCTCAAGTACAAAATGTGAGGTGAAGGGAAAGAATGTCACACACTAGTGCCATTGCATTTGTCTAGGGGCCTAGGAGTGGCTTCTTACTCTCTTAAGAAGTACTGCTATGAGTTATTATTCCTCAAAAAGTTAGAAAAACTGCTGGCTTGACATCAGAAAAGTAAGTCTCCACATGGGCTTCTACTTTGAATCTAATGGTCTCTATGAACCTTGAGTGCTAGGGTAGATTCTAACCTAAGTGTGAAATCAGATGAACAAAATTTGACTAAGTTACAACTTTGCATTTTCCAAGCAAACATGTATGACTGTTTAGAATTTGTTAGCTAACACATCCAACCACCCCCAACgccccaaaataaataaataaaactactcaaaaaattcATTGCCTAATGTGCATAGTATGAATGCATTATTTATTTGTAAAATCTACCTCCTTTGGTTCATCTGTTCaattattttcattttttattcTTTAGAGGATTCTCATTGTTAGATATACTTTAGGTGCCCTTCTAATATATGAAGAGGGAACTacccattatttaaaataaaaaaaaaaatagaaatcataTTCTCCTCCAGATTGTATGTTATTTGCTCAATGTCATGCTTATAAGACCAGACAATTCATTAAGCATGGGTAGATGCTCAGCCCCATTCAGCATTGCTTCTCTTAATGTAGAATAATGTTTGTCTTCAAATTTAAGGACTCATTCCAATTTAACTTagttttgttagatttaattgtgaTTGGGATGGTTGGATAAACCTATATATTTTGGGATAAGTTTGCTCATAAGCTTGACACAAACCCTTTTAGCAGCATATTTAGACATGTTGAAATATTACTAATGTTATCTATTTTATGACAAACACTTGTTAACTGCCAGAGAATTAAGCTCtaataatttttcttcaaaaataattATGCCATCACATGTAATCTTAAAATTTGTCAATAGGCCCTTTATACTAAGTAACTATAATTTATATATCTTGTCCTTTAATCCACTTGAGCTACCATCTTTTTAGGTGCAGGCATTGAATGTCAGTAATGTTATCAATCCATCATACTTACCATTGAGCAGACATTTGTAATGTACTCCACTTGCTTAAAACGCATTTTCCTTAGCTAAAAAGTTATGTCATTACTGctgatcttgaatttatcaatacgAACTTTTTATCAAGCAACTATTCATATTTTATGCTCCTTGACCCAGAAGGGTTGCATCTTTTGGTACATTGAATAAAATTGACATTAGCTagtcattttttcttgataccTGCAGCTAAATAGCCATTTTTCCTTTACTCCCCTTGTTGTGGCCATACgttttctttcaaaattatgtcatcaaattAAAGTTTAGATTTTGTCAAACATTCACTTTTTTCACACAACTATATCTTGTCCTCTTTGTCCAAAATGGGTTCTTAATGGTTGTCATCTTACCAATAGCATTGAAAAAGTGATAGTGAGGCGCCCATCACTCTCCCTAATTGGCAAAGAATTAAATGTGAGAAAAATAAGGTGAAATTTATCATTCTTTTATTTTAGAAAGACTCACAATCACAGCTTACTTCTTATCATCGCACATGTTCAGAGCATCACTTGTCACACTCAAATGTATGATAGAAATGCCGGGACAACTGCTTGATATCACCTTTTTTGTCAGCATGATATTGGACAACTCAAAAAAGAAGTAATTAAATGGTAACAAAATAGCGAATCTATTAGTTTACGTGGTAATTAAAACTTTAAAATGATAGAAATACCATGCAAGATTCCATAATTTATATCCCATAAGCAAGTTACCAAGCATCTTCTTTTGTTTAATATATGTGATTACTTTTCCACATCCATGTAGGGTATACCAAACTAATCTTATGCAATTAATTTTGTAAACTTCAGAACATAAGGTCTATCATTCTTCGTTTCAGATTGAGGTCATCATTGCAACTGTTCATATTATAGACCGCAACCTACCAAAACCTAAATATAGGACGGAAATATTCCACTAGCATCATTTTTCACCGGCATGCTCTCAATTAACATGCAAAAAAGAAtatataaaagtataattttatcaatataaaaaatataaaatattgtaTATAGGATTCCAAATATTTGTTCTATTGATATATACATTGGTGATAATAAAAAAGGAGGACACCTTCCATTTGTACTCAGACTTCTCTTTGATTAGAAAGTTGTGATGATAATAAAGGAGGATATCATTAGTTctatattaattataaattaaaaaaattgacttatataaaaaaaaatttatcattttcgaatgacatgatttttaaattgaaattcaaatgaAGAGAATCGGGAGTCCGTAAACCAGAACATACCGAGCCACAGGCCTTTTAATCCAACTACACTTAGGTCTTTAAAAAATAGGAGTAAATCTTTAGGCGGTGGCAGCATGttactaaaaatattaaaaaattcacTATGAAGTACACATCCTCCAGTTATCCACATTTGAATATTCTCACCCCAAGCCACTCCCACAGCCATCATTTGAACCATTTGCACCCTTAAACAGTCCAACCCCCAATAAGATCATCTGAACCACCTCAAGCATCTTAGTTATCACCACTACAATAAGATCTAGAATCTATAAGTAGGACCCACCAAAATTTGACACATGGGAGGCTTGAACAATGTTCATGATGCTGTTTCCTGCTCTACGTTGACGGGCCGATCCTTCTCCGACTCCAGATCATGTCAAGAATCTTTCATCACCAGTTTTGAATCATAAGACAAGGTCACAATCTAAGTCTCCCTCCTAGAAGACTTGCTTCAAAAGTGGCACCGACTCGTTGTCTTCCATCTGAGCTGTCCTCAAGTCTAAACGACAAAATCCCCATGATTATCACGTTTTGTATTTCTGGAACTGGACCAGACCGGTCCACGATTCAGACCAAATCGAACCGTTTCCAACCAATCAGTCTCCTTAGAATCACTGAAAAATTGAACCCATGAAGGTCTCAATTAGCACAAGGATATGTGGTTCCATTCTTAGTGTTTCAGATAATTGGTATTAGGTGGTGGGAGATAGGATGGATTGGGTCTAAATTGGGCTCGAATGGCTGCTTGGAATTTGGAACATGTTTAGGAACAAAGACAATAGTTTTGCATTAGGTCGACAAGTTTTTTGAAGGCGTATTTTGCAAATAACAATTGAATGTTCCTATAGTTGAACATGGTTGTTAATATCAAAACCCATATCTTGGTTAAATTATTTTGTTCCTTgttattaacataaaataatcgATCCCATAATTTGATAGATGCAAAAACTTTCAcatattttttaatcttaatttcCAAAGATCAAAAGGTTTGGTAGACCTTTTTGCCTGTCAAGAGGAAGAAAACTTATGGCATGTATTTTGTGCACTGGTGTGGCCATGCACGTTACTAATGGATGAGGTGTATTATTATAGGCCAATCACTTAGACAAGTACAGGATGAAAAGAACTTATGCTAATACATCTCGATGACTGGTGGCTTGTATTAGTGTAGCCTTGCAATTATAGTGCGAAAACAATAATTTCCCTCAAGTGCAGATGGTTACCTATTTTCTCTTTATTcatgtatttttatttattttaaaggtGACATGCCCTAATCATTCATATTTGCATGTTTGGAACAAACAATGCTGGTATCCATGACCCTTAAACCGTGGAACCCCATAGACAAAATAGCCTCACTTTTGGTTAACCCTCTCAAAAAGAATGTTGGATGTCTAATTGTAAAAACTTCAAAATTTTCTTTTGTTATTGCAACCATCAAGAATAGCAGTGAGAGTGCCATCAATCGTTTTTCcgaaaaaagaaagcaaaaattgCTTATGTCCTACCCTTGGAAAGCTACTCCAACCCAAAACCTAACCCATTTCGAGTAGGGAAAACGAAAATGAGAGGATGCCTATCTAAAATTGGATGAGGGGAGGGTTCAACCCAATggctttcttgttttttttttttttttggtacatacaTGGGCTTCCAGCATCAAGCAGAAAAGAATCTAGTGCAAGCTTAGATACAATAATCTGGACCGAAAATCTAAAATCCCAACTACTAAATATGATACTCAATATCTAACACGTAGCTTAATAAAAATCCAAATATATATTACTGAGCATACCGGATATTGGACTTGATGACAAGATCAGACTTATCTCCAAGTTCTACAGAACCttttgttttttgattttttgagataTTCGCACATTAGAATGGTGTGAGCATccatttatatcaaaaaaaaattttttaaaaaaaaaaggcagcTCAAGATCGATGCATGTAAACCCAGTGGCTTTATCAACTGAATCTTATCGAGTCAGTTAGAAATTGAGGGAAAAGAGATGAATATAGAAGAACATATAGAAAAACTAAGAGGGTACACGTTTTTATTGTGGTGGAGTTTTTAATCTCATCCATAATAGTAGTACACGTAGTGCGAAATGATTTGGGTTCTACAGAAACCATGGAATTATGAAGAAAACTTCTTCACGTTTCTTTACTCTTGCTCTGCCTTCCCTTCTCAATCAAAACAAAGGCTTCATTATGGATTCCCCACTAATGTAAATCGTATCATACCAGTAGGGCAGCATGGCATTCAAAGTCTACCAAAATGCACGCAAGGGGCATTTGCCAGGAGGAAGCAAAACTCATAAAAAACAAAGGGTGAAAAGGACAACACAATATCCATGGATGTAACTCTATTTGGCGCCATTTAATTATTGGCCAGCATTGGTTCTATTTAAGAGGCCCTCCTTTAGGAAAAAATATTTGTTGCAAAGGTGATACTACATTAAATCTATAATAaaccaataaaaaaatttatattttattggtTATCGTATATTTCATCGATTACCATGGATAATACCCCATACTATCCCCCTATATTTTGTCCATTTCTGACTATTGATTAGTTTGTTACAATGATGATGTGGTATCACTGTTGCAACTAAAGTTTACTCCTTCGGAGGGTTCGAGCTATATCTTTCAtacgaaagaatgattgatcttattTCGAGATTTCAATCATTAGATCGTGCTTTACATATCTTTCAAAGTACAAAATAAACTTTATGATCTATGCCATGAAGGAAGGAAGAGGTTAATCATGCTTTGCAATATGTGCAAAGCATGATCCAACAATTGATGTCATAAAAGAAGATGAATCATACTTTCGCAGGTAAGATACAACCTGAGTCCCTTCTTTAGAGCTCATTTTTCCAGAACTCTTTCAGAGTAATTCACTTGCAAGGGGCTGCAGCATTGATGATGAATTTGACAAAATTAATCAGCAACATAGATCACGAATACAGACATCATTCTAAAGAGAATGCTGTTCTACATGAAGCCATGAATATGGTTAGAGTAAATGCTTCCTGTTATCAAGCTCCTACGCCACAAACTCTATCCTCTCTCCACATCCTCGTTTACATATATAGAATTATAACATGATATAAGATTCGAGTACATATATACctaatttcttctctcttctgGATCACACTACAAGCAATCAAACTTATAACGTTCACTTTATCTTCTTATTTCAAATAATGATGATACTTTCATCTGTATTCACGTAGAATTTTCCTCTTCTAATAACTATGATATATATATCCCGAATACAAATTCAAATCTAGAATATTCCTCTTCTAATAACTATGATATATTTCCCGAATACAAATTCAAATCCTGCCATCTATATATAGTCTACACCGACGGATCCCACAACGATCCTTGCGACCAATCCTCCGCCTGATCACCAGTGTCATTGGACCAGGCCGGTGGGTCCAGCAGCATCGCCTCCGCCATCTCCACCCACATATTCGGCGACTCGAGCCCGAGCTCATCATTCCACAGCCTCTCGAACGCCGGCGAGCCCGAGCTAACCGGGCCGGGCCGGCCGGAGAATTCCGGTCTCAACCGGAACCGGGAGGCGGCTTCGAGGGCGGCGGCCCGGATATCGCTCGGGTCCGAGCTGGCCGGCCGGGGGAGCTGGTCGGCGGTCTCCGGGAAATTGAGCCGAGCTTCGCGGCCTTTGAGGTGGAGCGCGGCCACGTCGTGGGCGACCGCGGCCATCTCGGCCGACTCGAAGCTTCCGAGCCAAATCCGGGTCTTCTTGCCGGGTTCCCGGATCTCCGACACCCACTTCCCCCACTTACGCTTGCGAACTCCCCGGTAGTTCACAGCCCGCACGCCGGTTTCCTCCATGACTGATTTATTCTCATGCTCCATTTCCATGCACACTTTATCCAGGATAAGAAGACAGTGTAAGAATATTGTGGTGGTGTATATGTTACAAAAGGTTGGAAATGGAGAGTTTATATAAGGGGAGGGGGAGGGGCTTTGGTCACGTGGGAAGAAGGGAGGTTGTTAGGGTGTGAGAGCTTCCGAGTAGCTACGTGAAGGAGGCATAAAATAATTCAGGgataatattttatgaggatTGCATGCGTTGCAGTCGAGaattgagatatatatatatatcttgggAGATATACGTGggaataatatgtataaaatgttTCGACATGTCTTAAGTTAGGGACAAGCGGATGCTATTTTAGGTTAGGAGGAGACAGCTGGATCTCTCGAGGAAGAGACGAGAAAagtgaggagagagagaggtggtcACCCTAACACCCTGGCTTCCATTAAGGTGGGTGTCAGCGAGAGGTTTGAATGTCGCGTGGGTCCCAATTTGGAGGGGGTGGTGGAAACGGCGACTGGCACGTGCCTGTTGACCGTAGCACGGAGGGGTATTTGGGATAAGGCCGTACTGTTCGGATGGAGCCATGATGGGAGGAGAATAGGAGATCCGAGCGACCGAGCTTTTCCACCgaataacaaaatattatttgCGGTAAGGACATCTGGGATTTGATTGTCGTGCCGTAGCGGGATGCACGAATTTCGATGTGTGAATGGGAACAAAATTGGATCCTTGGGTGCGGGCATGCGCGTATGGCCCAGTGGATCCTAGGGTGGTACGGGTTATTCGTGTCGCTCGTGTAGGGTGGGTCCAAATGTGGGCCCATGGGGTTGGGTTCTGACCGGGTTCACTTTTTGAAAGTTGAGCAATGGTGGGGTCTGGGGTGCCGCGTGGTACGGACCCGGTCCAGTTGCGCTCGTTCCATCTGGGACGGAGCATTGAATCGTTCCAATCAAAAGTAAGGAGGGGCTGTTGGCACAATGATCAGCAAACCATGAGCTTGATGAATAGGAGCTGTATGTTTCATGCAAAAGAATGATGTATCATTTTTCTCCCATGTACCATCGTTGTACAATAATTTTACTTCAAGGTTTGACAGATGATTTAAGAAATTTGGAGTACTCTAAGGGTTATGCAAAGCACCATCCAATAGTCCAGATTAATCATCCTTCTACGCAAAAGATATAGAACCCAAGCTAATTTGATGTAGGCTAGAAGGGGAAGCCTAGAGTGATAACAGGTAGGGTAAAAATGATAACTAGCAATGAGACCTTTTCGGCCAGAGATACAACTAGAGCTATATGGTCATATGCCTACCTTGTCCAATATACTAGTTGTATTCCttcgggagaaaaaaaaaatacatactgGTTGAAGTATCCAAATTGATGAAGCCTGTCACATATCATtattattaagcatttgttgataaatagattaaattaaatcaatGGAATATAAATGTATCCATAAGACTCAAAAAATAAAATGTTCAAAAATTGAACTGAAAAATGTGCTATTGAGTCCTATAATGTAGTCCGAGTATGGTTGGCTATAAAAGCAGTCATTCAATCAACCATATTATTGGCAGTTCTCTATAGGTATGTGATATATATCTTAACAGAAAAATTTCTACATTATTTGCCAGCAATCCCCTAGAAAGAGATAAGGTCTcgcaataaaaaattataaatataaaaatcatccgATAACAATCAATGAgtcttttataaataaatatgtgAGGCATTCAATGTTTGTGTAACATAAGTCAGACCCTCCCACGCAGCATATAGTTCTATCATTGAAACTCGAAAACTCTGATACAATTATTAAGCATTCAAATACCTTAAATTGTATTTCTTAACATAGAAAACCATAGATTCAAATTTATTAGGTCTACACACTTTCATATTGGATGGAATCAACAACAAATAGTACTCAatgaattaattagattttatatcatCACTTCTCCCGATCAAGAGCATTTTGGCACGGGATCATGACAATCTAAGTCTATCCATTTCCAGGTGTCATGGATGTGGACAGACCATGTAATGAATTCTCCCAAGCCTGAAACGTGTTCACCTAACTTTGGCATGCTTTGGATGCGTATGATCTCCCCTAATCAACACGCGCATATGCTATCCTACAGTACTTAATTAACAAATGGTCATTCCTTCCTGCTACACCAATTTCGCAATAATATGATGCATGTCTCCCATCAAAACAGTACTACACTTGTCCTGTCAATCTAACCTTTCATAGAATGTTCGATCTAGTAATGGATCGGACACTAAGAAGTACAAGAACATACAGCTCTAAAGCCattccaaaataataataaaagaagaagaagaagaagaagaaaaaaagacatGTGGCTCTAAAGTGTTCCCTGTTTCTATTCATTTAGTTGGAACAGTAGCTGATGCTTGGTTTATCCTGCTAGGTCCAACTCAGAAATGTGTAAGCTAGCCAATTCAAACAGTGCTGCCCTGTGTTACCATCAGAATCTGAAGCTACGTAACAAAACTCAGTGCCGACGATATTATATCCtggataaaaatatgaaaaaccataatatgatatattaaagATTTTGATAGAACAATGGGGACTGCAGTGTGATGGCATCACTCTGCTGCTGGAGGTGAAAGAAGATTCCTGGCTCCTGCGTTAAGGGGAAAGAGACACTTCTATCACTTTCAGACTAAAGGGAGCGTTGGTGCAATGAGCTTGATACAGCTGCAGGTACGTCCCCCCAACTCCTGCTGACGATCGTGAggaacatatctaatttataggAAACTATTTTATCTATTTTGGTACGTAGCtttctctattttatttatttatttatttatttttatgttttttgcTTCATCCGTAGttggagctctctctctctctctctctctcttttcttctttttttttttttagaaaaaattgtaGTATGATGAGACCGGAGGATAAAGCGTAGCGGTGCCGTGAGCCTTGGTTCATCTGTTTTATGCTCGTTCCCTGGGAGCTTGGAATAATCACACAGTTTCTCTACTGCTTTACAAACTAAGACAGCTTAAACTAcgtctattttttatttaataaagatTAAAACTATGTCTTTGATGACAAGTTGCCGAATGATGTTAAAGTAATTGCGTTGTATTCTTTTAGCTtagtgatagaaaaaaaaaaaaaaggatttctcGATGCATAAAATTTTTGCCGCTGCAGGGTTTGAAGAGTTGCTAGACTATTTCTCTGTTTCAAATTCATGACATGCAGGTTATATATAGTAGTGCAATTTTATTGCTGCACCAAAGCCCATCGTTACTGTTTTAACTTGGTGATCCATGTCAGAAATTGGTCAGCTCAGAGTGCTAATGCATCACTAATTAGCGATCTAACTTGGAATTTGAAGGAGCTGCAAGCTTGATGGATGATCTAATTCTCTTCAAGCCTTCTagcaaaactttaaaaaaaaaaaaaatctactcaattcagattttgattttttttttttttggctgattaGCCACTATTTTGctttcatatatataaatatatattgaaataCGTTATAGTAATCATCACAAGCTTGTAGGTTAACTTTCTTGAGTTGCTGATCCACGGATTAGTGGAAATGCGGGTGGCTCAATATTTTTGGGACTTAAATCACAGTGAAATCTTgagttattaatatattaatacatCAAAACAAGTGGCACTAATTTTTTGTTGACTGAGTGTGTGGAACATAGTCAAAAGGAactctcttttttcttagaatCTTTTGATAGTTGGAGCTTTCTCCCAATTGGTTGTGGAGCAAATTTAGTCTTATGCCCGGGTTTTCTCAGAAAAATGTATCATGTCTGGGGACCTGTTCAAGGCACCGCCATAAAACGTAATCCAACGTAAGCCTTGTGTCATCTGCGTGGGATCATTAAACCCTGGGAGCTGGAATCAACACCAATTTCCTCCCATTCTCTACCGAGGGTGGTTGAACTCCTCTGAAGACCATGTAATGTTGTTGTAATAGTAATGCAATGTTTTCAATCCCAGGGTGGACTCATACTTGGACATTTTCGTTGTTGGAAATCTATAAAATCATTAGCACTTGGTGAGCTGATGCAACTCTAAGTGCGGGTTGCATGTTTTCGTGCAAACTTTACCGTTGGATGATACTTTACACAGAT
Above is a genomic segment from Elaeis guineensis isolate ETL-2024a chromosome 1, EG11, whole genome shotgun sequence containing:
- the LOC105038547 gene encoding ethylene-responsive transcription factor ERF021; the encoded protein is MEMEHENKSVMEETGVRAVNYRGVRKRKWGKWVSEIREPGKKTRIWLGSFESAEMAAVAHDVAALHLKGREARLNFPETADQLPRPASSDPSDIRAAALEAASRFRLRPEFSGRPGPVSSGSPAFERLWNDELGLESPNMWVEMAEAMLLDPPAWSNDTGDQAEDWSQGSLWDPSV